One Gemmatimonadaceae bacterium genomic window carries:
- the carB gene encoding carbamoyl-phosphate synthase large subunit, which yields MPRRTDLHRILVIGSGPIVIGQAAEFDYSGTQAIKALREEGYEVVLVNSNPATIMTDPEFADRTYIEPVTPEFVEKVIARERPDAVLPTMGGQTALNVALTLYDSGVLARYGCELIGANARAIRVAEDRKLFAEAMEKIGLKCPTGRTVTSLDDALAAVEDTGFPSVIRPSFTLGGTGGGIAYNREEFESIVRRGLDLSPVHSVLIERSLLGWKEFELEVMRDHADNVVIVCSIENLDPMGVHTGDSITVAPAMTLTDREYQLMRDAAVAIIREIGVDAGGCNIQFAVSPTTGELIVIEMNPRVSRSSALASKATGFPIARIGAKLAVGFTLDEIPNDITKTTPASFEPVLDYVIVKCPRFAFEKFVSADPGLTTQMKSVGESMAIGRTFKEAFQKALRALENGRPGWSVGERLVDDRLTEESREALRGALRRPTPERIFQLKRAMQLGMGTAELHEITGIDPWFLDQLHELLDAEAWYRALPAIDADAMRAMKRMGFSDRQLGTLREESEPQARARRWALGVRPSYKMIDTCAGEFPSSTPYLYGCYDEESEAVTAGRPKVIILGSGPNRIGQGVEFDYCCVRAVLALREQGYEAIMVNSNPETVSTDFDISDKLFFEPLTLEDVLEIVEREQPLGVIVQLGGQTPLKLTRALEAAGVRILGTSPDSIDIAEDRRRFEKLTRELGIVQPANGTATSVDEAVAIADRIGYPVLVRPSYVLGGRAMEIVHDATSLRDYFERAARVSEDRPVLVDRFLEDAFEADVDALSDGTDVVIGAVMEHIESAGIHSGDSACVLPPYLIPPAAVEQMKVHTVAFAKALGVVGLINVQYAYKDGVVYVIEVNPRASRTAPFVSKAIGVSLPSVAARLMLGETLAQVGFTREIIPPYVSVKEAVFPFNKFREFDPVLGPEMRSTGEVMGIDDDFGTAFLKSQLAADNALPREGAVFLTLNDSDKPNAVPLARRFRALGFRLFATSGTAAHLRAQGVEVESVLKVHEGRPHGVDLILNGEVQLLVNTPLGKHAQVDDERLRQAAIANRVPYTTTLSAASAAAEAIAARQTREPTVRALQEWHEQLGAPGT from the coding sequence ATGCCGCGACGCACTGACCTGCACCGCATTCTCGTGATTGGCTCCGGGCCGATTGTGATCGGGCAGGCCGCCGAGTTCGACTACTCAGGCACGCAAGCGATCAAGGCGCTTCGTGAGGAGGGGTATGAGGTCGTGTTGGTGAATTCCAATCCGGCCACGATCATGACCGATCCGGAGTTCGCCGATCGCACGTACATCGAACCCGTGACACCGGAGTTCGTTGAGAAGGTCATTGCGCGGGAACGCCCGGATGCGGTGCTCCCGACGATGGGCGGGCAGACCGCGCTCAACGTGGCGTTGACGCTGTACGATTCCGGTGTGCTGGCGCGCTATGGCTGCGAGCTGATCGGCGCCAACGCGCGCGCCATTCGCGTGGCGGAGGATCGCAAGCTCTTCGCCGAAGCGATGGAAAAAATCGGGCTCAAGTGTCCCACCGGACGCACCGTGACGTCGCTGGACGACGCCTTGGCGGCCGTCGAGGACACCGGGTTCCCGTCCGTCATTCGTCCGTCCTTCACACTGGGCGGAACAGGCGGGGGTATTGCGTACAATCGCGAGGAGTTCGAAAGCATCGTTCGGCGCGGACTCGACTTGTCGCCCGTGCATTCCGTGCTCATCGAGCGCTCCCTATTGGGCTGGAAGGAATTTGAACTCGAAGTGATGCGCGATCACGCGGACAACGTCGTCATTGTCTGCTCCATCGAGAATCTCGATCCGATGGGCGTGCATACCGGCGATTCAATCACGGTCGCGCCGGCCATGACGTTGACGGACCGCGAGTATCAGCTCATGCGTGATGCGGCTGTGGCCATCATTCGCGAAATCGGGGTGGATGCGGGTGGATGCAACATCCAGTTCGCGGTCAGTCCCACCACCGGGGAGTTGATTGTCATCGAGATGAACCCGCGCGTGTCGCGCTCATCCGCCCTGGCGTCAAAGGCCACGGGATTCCCGATTGCCCGTATCGGGGCGAAACTGGCGGTGGGGTTCACCCTCGACGAGATCCCCAACGATATCACCAAGACGACACCGGCCAGTTTCGAACCGGTGCTCGACTACGTGATCGTGAAGTGTCCACGCTTCGCGTTCGAGAAGTTTGTATCGGCCGATCCGGGTCTCACCACGCAGATGAAGTCGGTCGGCGAATCGATGGCGATTGGCCGAACCTTCAAGGAAGCGTTTCAGAAGGCACTCCGGGCGCTGGAAAATGGACGCCCGGGATGGTCGGTGGGTGAGCGACTGGTGGACGATCGACTCACGGAGGAATCGAGGGAAGCGTTGCGTGGTGCGCTGCGTCGTCCGACGCCGGAGCGGATCTTCCAGCTCAAGCGCGCCATGCAGTTGGGGATGGGCACGGCCGAGCTGCATGAGATCACCGGCATCGACCCGTGGTTCCTCGACCAGTTGCACGAGTTGCTGGACGCCGAAGCGTGGTATCGTGCGCTCCCGGCCATTGATGCCGACGCGATGCGCGCGATGAAGCGCATGGGTTTTTCGGACCGGCAGCTGGGCACGCTGCGCGAGGAGTCGGAACCGCAGGCGCGGGCGCGCCGCTGGGCGCTGGGCGTGCGTCCGTCGTACAAGATGATCGATACGTGTGCGGGCGAGTTCCCGTCCAGCACGCCATACCTGTATGGCTGCTATGACGAGGAAAGCGAGGCGGTCACCGCGGGACGACCCAAGGTGATTATTCTCGGATCAGGCCCGAATCGCATTGGGCAGGGAGTGGAATTTGACTACTGCTGCGTGCGCGCCGTGCTCGCGCTGCGCGAGCAGGGCTACGAGGCCATCATGGTCAACTCCAATCCGGAAACCGTATCGACCGACTTCGACATTTCCGACAAACTCTTCTTTGAGCCGCTCACGCTCGAGGATGTGCTGGAGATTGTCGAACGGGAACAGCCCCTGGGCGTGATTGTGCAGTTGGGTGGTCAGACACCGCTCAAGCTCACGCGCGCCCTTGAGGCGGCCGGCGTGCGCATTCTTGGCACGTCACCCGATTCCATCGACATCGCCGAGGATCGCCGGCGATTCGAGAAGCTCACGCGGGAACTGGGCATCGTGCAGCCCGCCAATGGCACGGCCACCAGCGTCGATGAGGCGGTGGCCATTGCCGACCGCATCGGGTATCCGGTGCTGGTGCGCCCATCGTATGTGCTGGGTGGCCGCGCGATGGAGATCGTGCACGACGCGACCTCGTTGCGCGACTATTTCGAGCGGGCCGCCCGGGTGAGCGAAGACCGACCGGTACTGGTGGACCGGTTTCTTGAGGATGCGTTCGAAGCCGACGTGGATGCGCTCAGTGACGGCACGGATGTGGTCATCGGTGCCGTCATGGAGCACATCGAAAGCGCCGGCATTCATTCCGGCGATTCGGCGTGCGTGTTGCCGCCCTATCTCATACCGCCGGCCGCCGTCGAGCAGATGAAGGTGCATACGGTGGCTTTCGCGAAAGCCCTTGGCGTGGTGGGGCTGATCAACGTGCAATACGCGTACAAGGACGGTGTTGTCTACGTGATCGAGGTCAATCCTCGCGCGTCGCGCACGGCGCCGTTCGTGTCCAAGGCGATCGGGGTGTCGCTGCCGTCGGTGGCTGCCCGGCTGATGCTGGGCGAGACGCTGGCCCAGGTCGGCTTCACCCGGGAGATCATCCCGCCGTATGTCAGTGTGAAGGAAGCCGTGTTTCCGTTCAACAAGTTCCGGGAGTTTGATCCCGTGCTGGGCCCCGAAATGCGTTCGACCGGTGAAGTCATGGGTATCGATGACGATTTCGGGACTGCATTCCTCAAGTCACAACTGGCGGCGGACAATGCGTTGCCCCGCGAAGGCGCCGTGTTCCTGACGCTCAATGATTCCGACAAACCCAACGCCGTGCCGCTGGCCCGCCGCTTCCGTGCGCTGGGCTTTCGCCTGTTCGCCACCAGTGGCACGGCCGCGCACCTGCGCGCTCAGGGTGTCGAGGTCGAGTCGGTGCTCAAGGTGCATGAGGGTCGTCCGCACGGCGTCGACCTGATCCTGAATGGCGAGGTGCAGTTGCTGGTGAATACCCCACTGGGCAAGCACGCCCAGGTGGACGATGAACGACTGCGGCAGGCGGCCATCGCCAATCGCGTGCCGTACACCACCACGTTGTCGGCGGCCAGCGCGGCCGCGGAGGCCATCGCCGCGCGACAGACGCGCGAACCGACGGTTCGGGCCTTGCAGGAATGGCACGAGCAGCTCGGGGCTCCGGGCACGTGA
- a CDS encoding GDP-mannose 4,6-dehydratase, which yields MRALITGAAGFVGQWLTRALREAGMEVTGLALADDVTSRVIADTKQTDDHSAARSSLTWRTGDLRDNRFVQEAVNEACPDVVVHLAAISHLPTAAADPAMAWDINVTATARLLAHLDRLRATGAADPVILLVGSAEQYGRQEGSARALPEDTLQAPRTVYAATKAAQEVMALQCWRASGLRVMIARSFNHSGRGQDPRFLLPALAARALALRDVAPGTPLVVGNTTPIRDFLHVSDVVSAYISLLKRGTPGEAYNVASGTGRSVQDIVERVLERAGVQAPLAVDPALVRPVDVPALIGDPRKLQQATGWRAQRTFDDIIDELIHAATH from the coding sequence GCGCTGATCACCGGCGCGGCCGGCTTTGTCGGCCAATGGCTCACGCGTGCTCTGCGTGAAGCCGGCATGGAGGTCACCGGGTTGGCGCTGGCGGACGACGTCACGTCGCGTGTCATCGCCGACACCAAGCAAACCGATGACCACTCTGCCGCCCGGTCGTCGTTGACCTGGCGCACCGGCGATTTGCGCGACAATCGCTTCGTGCAGGAGGCCGTCAACGAGGCGTGCCCGGATGTCGTGGTGCATCTGGCCGCCATCTCGCATCTCCCGACGGCCGCCGCCGATCCGGCCATGGCGTGGGACATCAACGTGACGGCCACCGCCCGCCTGCTGGCGCATCTGGACCGACTCCGCGCCACCGGCGCCGCCGATCCGGTGATCCTGCTGGTGGGCAGTGCCGAGCAATATGGTCGGCAGGAGGGATCGGCTCGCGCGCTCCCGGAGGACACGCTGCAGGCGCCACGCACGGTCTACGCCGCCACCAAGGCCGCGCAGGAGGTCATGGCCTTGCAGTGCTGGCGCGCGAGTGGACTGCGCGTGATGATCGCGCGGAGCTTCAACCACAGTGGTCGCGGACAGGATCCGCGATTTCTGCTCCCCGCACTGGCGGCGCGCGCGCTGGCGCTTCGCGACGTGGCGCCTGGTACGCCGCTCGTGGTCGGCAACACCACGCCCATCCGCGATTTCCTCCATGTGAGCGATGTCGTGTCGGCATATATTTCCCTGCTGAAACGCGGAACGCCGGGTGAGGCGTACAACGTGGCAAGCGGCACGGGCCGATCGGTGCAGGACATCGTGGAACGGGTGCTGGAACGGGCGGGCGTCCAGGCGCCGCTGGCGGTCGATCCGGCACTTGTCCGTCCCGTGGACGTGCCGGCGTTGATTGGCGATCCGCGCAAGCTGCAACAGGCCACCGGGTGGCGCGCACAGCGCACCTTTGACGATATCATCGACGAACTGATACATGCCGCGACGCACTGA